A single window of Agromyces aureus DNA harbors:
- a CDS encoding DEAD/DEAH box helicase, translating to MPKNKKPAGGRPAKNFDPSYASGGKGRPARAGGTKPGSRSAGHRGHRPEEVDAPRAKDRWSRDERVSTGRTPHRADRDAGGRAPREDDRGARRSDRDDRAPRSYDRNDRPARSFDRNDRNDRPARDDRAPRSYDRNDRPARSFDRDDRAPRREFDRNDRAPRSFDRNDRNDRAPRSFDRNDRNDRPARDDRAPRSFDRNDRPARSFDRDDRAPRREFDRNDRPARSFDRNDRPARSFDRNDRNDRPARDDRAPRSFDRNDRNDRNDRPARDDRAPRSFDRDERAPRREFDRNDRAPRSFDRNDRPARSFDRNDRPARDDRAPRSYNRNDRNDRPARSFDRAGFQDSERRPSSFYPSKDAGHFTPNDDVVLERLEAEAIQAGDVEGVSFGDLGLGNNVVRVLAELGAASPFPIQAATIPVVLEGRDVLGRGKTGSGKTIAFGAPTVERLMTLWAQGGKAGGKRQMGRKPRALILAPTRELALQIDRTVQPIAQSVGLFTTQIYGGVPQGRQVGALQRGVDIVIGTPGRIEDLIEQGRLDLSEIAITVLDEADHMCDLGFLEPVQRILRRTAKGSQKLLFSATLDQGVATLVDEFLVDPAVHEVAGEDQASSTIEHRVFVIENREKRDIVAQLANRKGKTLVFSRTRAFAEDLTDHLENYGIRAVALHGDLNQSRRTRNLAQLTSGRVDVLVATDVAARGIHVDDIDLVIQADAPEEYKTYLHRSGRTGRAGKEGRVVTLIPRNRQRRMTELLDRAEIDVEFDFLAFGEEAFPEDAPGYQAEVVEVEVADVASDVEDAPTASGQEQPDTADTPDVLEEADALIESDDEQAADAASDAAEKPAV from the coding sequence ATGCCCAAGAACAAGAAGCCCGCCGGCGGACGCCCGGCCAAGAACTTCGATCCCTCGTACGCGAGCGGCGGCAAGGGCCGACCGGCACGCGCCGGCGGCACCAAGCCCGGATCGCGCAGCGCCGGCCACCGCGGCCACCGCCCCGAAGAGGTCGATGCCCCCCGCGCCAAGGACCGCTGGTCGCGCGACGAGCGCGTCTCCACCGGCCGCACCCCCCACCGCGCCGACCGCGACGCCGGTGGCCGCGCTCCTCGCGAAGACGACCGCGGCGCGCGTCGCTCCGACCGCGACGACCGCGCTCCCCGCTCGTACGACCGCAACGACCGCCCGGCGCGTTCGTTCGACCGCAACGACCGCAACGACCGTCCGGCCCGTGACGACCGTGCTCCCCGTTCGTACGACCGCAACGACCGCCCCGCGCGTTCCTTCGATCGTGACGACCGTGCGCCGCGTCGCGAGTTCGACCGCAACGATCGCGCTCCTCGTTCGTTCGACCGCAACGACCGGAACGACCGTGCTCCCCGTTCGTTCGACCGGAACGACCGCAACGACCGTCCGGCCCGTGACGACCGCGCTCCCCGTTCGTTCGACCGCAACGACCGCCCGGCGCGTTCGTTCGACCGTGACGACCGTGCGCCGCGTCGCGAGTTCGACCGCAATGACCGCCCGGCCCGTTCGTTCGACCGGAACGACCGCCCGGCGCGTTCGTTCGATCGCAACGACCGCAACGACCGTCCGGCCCGTGACGACCGCGCTCCCCGTTCGTTCGACCGCAACGACCGCAACGACCGCAACGACCGTCCGGCCCGTGACGACCGCGCTCCCCGTTCGTTCGATCGTGACGAGCGTGCGCCGCGTCGCGAGTTCGACCGCAACGACCGCGCTCCCCGTTCGTTCGATCGCAACGACCGCCCGGCCCGTTCCTTCGACCGGAACGACCGCCCGGCCCGTGATGACCGCGCTCCCCGCTCGTACAACCGCAACGATCGCAACGACCGCCCCGCGCGTTCGTTCGACCGCGCCGGGTTCCAGGACTCCGAGCGTCGCCCGTCGAGCTTCTACCCGTCGAAGGACGCGGGGCACTTCACGCCGAACGACGACGTGGTGCTCGAGCGCCTCGAGGCCGAGGCGATCCAGGCCGGCGACGTCGAGGGCGTGAGCTTCGGCGACCTCGGTCTCGGCAACAACGTGGTGCGCGTGCTCGCCGAGCTCGGCGCGGCGTCGCCGTTCCCGATCCAGGCCGCGACGATCCCCGTCGTGCTCGAGGGTCGCGACGTGCTCGGCCGCGGCAAGACCGGCTCCGGCAAGACCATCGCCTTCGGTGCCCCGACCGTCGAGCGCCTCATGACGCTCTGGGCCCAGGGCGGCAAGGCCGGCGGCAAGCGCCAGATGGGCCGCAAGCCCCGCGCGCTCATCCTCGCGCCGACGCGCGAGCTCGCGCTGCAGATCGACCGCACCGTGCAGCCGATCGCGCAGAGCGTCGGCCTCTTCACCACGCAGATCTACGGCGGCGTGCCCCAGGGCCGTCAGGTCGGTGCGCTGCAGCGCGGCGTCGACATCGTGATCGGCACCCCCGGCCGCATCGAGGACCTCATCGAGCAGGGGCGCCTCGACCTCAGCGAGATCGCCATCACGGTGCTCGACGAGGCCGACCACATGTGCGACCTCGGGTTCCTCGAGCCGGTGCAGCGCATCCTCCGCCGCACCGCGAAGGGCAGCCAGAAGCTCCTCTTCTCGGCCACGCTCGACCAGGGCGTCGCGACGCTCGTCGACGAGTTCCTCGTCGACCCGGCCGTGCACGAGGTCGCCGGCGAGGACCAGGCCTCCTCGACGATCGAGCACCGCGTGTTCGTGATCGAGAACCGCGAGAAGCGCGACATCGTCGCCCAGCTCGCGAACCGCAAGGGCAAGACCCTCGTCTTCAGCCGCACGCGTGCGTTCGCCGAGGACCTGACCGACCACCTCGAGAACTACGGCATCCGTGCCGTGGCACTGCACGGAGACCTGAACCAGTCGCGCCGCACGCGCAACCTCGCGCAGCTCACCTCGGGCCGCGTCGACGTGCTCGTGGCGACGGATGTCGCGGCACGCGGCATCCACGTCGACGACATCGACCTCGTGATCCAGGCCGACGCGCCCGAGGAGTACAAGACGTACCTGCACCGCTCGGGCCGCACGGGCCGCGCCGGCAAGGAGGGCCGCGTGGTCACCCTGATCCCGCGCAACCGTCAGCGTCGCATGACCGAGCTGCTCGACCGCGCCGAGATCGACGTGGAGTTCGACTTCCTCGCGTTCGGCGAGGAGGCGTTCCCCGAGGACGCTCCCGGCTACCAGGCCGAGGTCGTTGAGGTCGAGGTCGCGGATGTCGCGAGCGACGTCGAAGACGCGCCCACGGCGTCCGGCCAGGAGCAGCCCGACACGGCCGACACCCCCGACGTGCTCGAGGAGGCCGACGCATTGATCGAGTCCGACGACGAGCAGGCTGCCGACGCGGCATCCGACGCCGCCGAGAAGCCGGCTGTCTGA
- a CDS encoding alpha/beta hydrolase yields MTSTRTPGGPRRRARRVLVAAAAALVAVVGVAALSGFHRELREIDPRGADAASELSGTIAQVGIRTFTAPAGIRIDEDVEYGVQDDGTVLTLDVCRPSATAMAFAADDEGLLPAVVSIHGGSWARGDKANADWRNVCAWLASEGFVAASVNYRLAPQVRFPAAIDDVELAVEWLREPAQLERFDVDPARIGAFGGSAGGNLAALLGTRGEGPLDAGSRVAAVAEISGPVGLTAAELTTDGASPWLRGIVAEYLGCEPGAGDDACPQAAEASATTFIDPSDPPFFVGHADTEVIPLGQSRRFASSLEAAGVPVDLAVSSGSEHSIGILDETMRARVSAFLHEQLDRSSKAR; encoded by the coding sequence GTGACCTCGACCCGAACCCCGGGCGGCCCACGCCGGCGCGCACGACGCGTGCTGGTGGCCGCCGCAGCCGCCCTCGTGGCGGTCGTCGGCGTGGCCGCGCTCTCGGGATTCCACCGCGAACTGCGCGAGATCGACCCTCGAGGGGCGGATGCCGCGAGCGAACTCTCGGGCACCATCGCCCAGGTCGGCATCCGCACGTTCACGGCCCCCGCCGGCATCCGCATCGACGAAGACGTCGAGTACGGCGTGCAGGACGACGGCACGGTGCTGACGCTGGACGTCTGCCGCCCGTCCGCGACGGCCATGGCGTTCGCCGCCGACGACGAAGGGCTGCTGCCAGCGGTCGTGTCGATCCACGGCGGCAGCTGGGCGCGCGGCGACAAGGCGAACGCCGACTGGCGCAACGTGTGCGCGTGGCTCGCGAGCGAGGGGTTCGTCGCGGCATCCGTCAACTATCGGCTCGCGCCCCAGGTGCGCTTCCCCGCGGCGATCGACGATGTGGAGCTCGCCGTGGAGTGGCTGCGCGAGCCCGCTCAGCTCGAGCGCTTCGACGTCGACCCAGCGCGCATCGGCGCGTTCGGCGGATCCGCGGGCGGCAACCTCGCGGCGCTGCTCGGCACGCGCGGCGAGGGCCCGCTCGACGCAGGATCCCGGGTCGCGGCGGTGGCCGAGATCTCGGGCCCGGTCGGGCTGACCGCGGCCGAGCTGACCACCGACGGAGCCTCGCCGTGGCTGCGCGGCATCGTCGCGGAGTACCTCGGGTGCGAGCCGGGTGCCGGCGACGACGCGTGCCCCCAAGCCGCGGAGGCCTCGGCGACGACGTTCATCGACCCGAGCGACCCGCCCTTCTTCGTGGGCCACGCCGACACCGAGGTGATCCCGCTGGGTCAGTCACGGCGATTCGCGTCGAGCCTCGAGGCGGCCGGCGTGCCCGTCGACCTCGCGGTCAGCTCCGGATCGGAGCACTCGATCGGCATCCTCGACGAGACCATGCGCGCACGCGTCTCGGCCTTCCTGCACGAGCAACTCGACCGATCTTCGAAGGCCAGATGA
- a CDS encoding YihY/virulence factor BrkB family protein produces MTQDSPIHISGHEWRLIAIRTWHEFRITQSYDVAASLTYYAVLTVFPAALAALAILGVFGTAEEVTRAVLDVIADLGGDSIATALAEPVEQLLNASHQWFAIIVGSAGALWSVSGYLGVFGRGMNRILHVEEGRPFWESRPLMVLTAAGVLILAALLAIILLLSGPVAEAAARTLGLDEGVAFWWDLVKIPVAVALMAATIAVLYWATPNVRRRNFRWMSVGAAGAVLTWGLATWLFGWYAVGLGTYERNYGVLGSAVAFMLWVWLSNFAIVLGAVLDTEVERVRQLHSGVPAEEKLQLPLRDDRMIRKNREQRAADVRAAVELKPPHTVEDFV; encoded by the coding sequence ATGACCCAGGACTCCCCCATCCACATCTCGGGTCACGAGTGGCGGCTGATCGCGATTCGAACGTGGCACGAGTTCCGCATCACCCAGTCGTACGACGTCGCAGCGTCGCTCACCTACTACGCCGTGCTGACGGTGTTCCCGGCGGCGCTCGCGGCGCTCGCGATCCTCGGCGTGTTCGGCACGGCCGAAGAGGTCACGCGGGCGGTGCTCGACGTCATCGCCGACCTCGGCGGCGACTCGATCGCGACGGCGTTGGCCGAGCCGGTCGAACAGCTACTGAACGCGTCGCACCAGTGGTTCGCGATCATCGTCGGCTCGGCCGGCGCACTGTGGTCGGTCTCGGGGTACCTGGGCGTGTTCGGTCGCGGCATGAACCGCATCCTGCACGTCGAGGAGGGCCGGCCGTTCTGGGAGTCGCGCCCGCTCATGGTGCTCACGGCGGCGGGGGTGCTCATCCTGGCCGCGCTGCTCGCGATCATCCTGCTGCTGAGCGGTCCCGTCGCGGAGGCCGCGGCACGCACGCTGGGCCTCGACGAGGGCGTCGCCTTCTGGTGGGACCTCGTGAAGATCCCGGTGGCGGTCGCCCTGATGGCCGCCACGATCGCCGTGCTCTACTGGGCGACGCCGAACGTGCGCCGTCGAAACTTCCGCTGGATGAGCGTGGGGGCGGCGGGCGCCGTGCTCACCTGGGGTCTCGCGACCTGGCTGTTCGGCTGGTACGCCGTGGGGCTCGGCACCTACGAGCGCAACTACGGCGTGCTCGGCAGTGCGGTGGCCTTCATGCTCTGGGTCTGGTTGTCGAACTTCGCGATCGTGCTCGGGGCGGTGCTCGACACCGAGGTCGAGCGCGTTCGCCAGCTGCACTCGGGCGTGCCCGCAGAGGAGAAACTGCAGTTGCCGCTGCGCGACGACCGGATGATCCGCAAGAACCGCGAGCAGCGGGCCGCCGACGTGCGCGCGGCCGTCGAGCTCAAGCCCCCGCACACCGTCGAGGACTTCGTCTAG
- a CDS encoding fasciclin domain-containing protein: protein MRSIRSTRTALAVFSITAVAMLGLAGCSSGDTTSSESDEPTTSQESMAPTEEAMDPAADLVGSGCAAYAEQVPDGAGSVAGMAEDPVAVAASNNPILTTLTAAVSGQLNPDVNLVDTLNGDEFTVFAPVDDAFAKIDPATIESLKTDSATLTSILTYHVVPGQLSPDEIAGMHTTVQGGDVEVTGSGDDLMVNDAKVICGGVHTANATVYLIDTVLMPTM from the coding sequence ATGCGATCGATCCGCAGCACCCGTACCGCGCTCGCCGTGTTCTCGATCACGGCCGTCGCCATGCTCGGCCTGGCAGGCTGCAGCTCAGGCGACACCACCTCGTCGGAGTCCGACGAGCCCACCACGTCGCAGGAGTCGATGGCTCCCACCGAAGAGGCCATGGACCCGGCCGCAGACCTCGTCGGCTCCGGTTGCGCCGCCTACGCCGAGCAGGTGCCGGATGGCGCGGGTTCGGTCGCCGGCATGGCCGAGGACCCGGTGGCCGTCGCGGCCTCCAACAACCCGATCCTGACCACGCTCACCGCGGCGGTCTCGGGCCAGCTGAACCCCGACGTGAACCTCGTCGACACGCTGAACGGTGACGAGTTCACCGTCTTCGCTCCCGTCGACGACGCGTTCGCCAAGATCGACCCCGCCACCATCGAGTCGCTGAAGACCGACTCGGCCACGCTCACGTCGATCCTGACGTACCACGTGGTGCCCGGCCAGCTCTCGCCCGACGAGATCGCCGGAATGCACACCACCGTGCAGGGCGGCGACGTCGAGGTGACGGGTTCGGGCGATGACCTCATGGTCAACGACGCGAAGGTCATCTGCGGTGGCGTGCACACCGCCAACGCGACCGTGTACCTCATCGACACGGTGCTGATGCCCACGATGTAG
- a CDS encoding DUF4383 domain-containing protein, with protein sequence MFSSVNRAVATIFGAVYVLVGLLGFAVTGGVGFIATEGGLLLGVFAVNPLHNIAHLLIGGALLIAGIVSLRAAKTVNVVVGAAYLLLGIVGFFLVGTGANILALNTADHFLHLASALVLLGVGLGAERATTHASNRTATA encoded by the coding sequence ATGTTCAGCTCTGTCAATCGCGCCGTCGCGACCATCTTCGGCGCCGTCTACGTGCTCGTCGGCCTGCTCGGCTTCGCCGTCACCGGCGGTGTCGGCTTCATCGCCACCGAGGGCGGCCTGCTGCTCGGCGTCTTCGCCGTCAACCCGCTGCACAACATCGCGCACCTGCTCATCGGCGGCGCCCTGCTCATCGCCGGAATCGTGAGCCTTCGGGCGGCGAAGACGGTCAACGTCGTCGTCGGTGCGGCCTATCTCCTGCTCGGCATCGTCGGCTTCTTCCTGGTCGGCACCGGTGCGAACATCCTCGCGCTGAACACCGCCGACCACTTCCTGCACCTCGCGAGTGCACTCGTGCTGCTGGGCGTCGGCCTCGGGGCCGAACGCGCCACGACGCACGCCTCCAACCGCACGGCCACGGCCTAG
- a CDS encoding phosphoketolase produces MATSAATQAWVEGSGEPLAAHTLQQLNAWWRAANYLSIGQIYLLDNPLLRRPLTRDDIKPRLLGHWGTTPGLNFVYAHLNRAIQERSLNTIYIAGPGHGGPGMVANAYLDGTYSELYGAIDQSTDGLRGLFRQFSFPGGIPSHAAPETPGSIHEGGELGYSLSHAYGAAFDNPDLLVATVVGDGEAETGPLATAWHSNKFLDPLQDGVVLPILHLNGYKIANPTVLARIPESELLDLMRGYGHTPYLVSGGFDDEDPIEVHARFAATLDAVLDQIAQIKADAAAGTLEGRPAWPMIILRTPKGWTCPKEIDGHPAENNWRSHQVPLASARDTEEHLRLLEAWMQSYRPEELFDESGAPVALATALAPVGELRMSANPVANGGLLRTELRLPDFRAYAVDVPSPGETVSSATAVLGTWLRDVIEANPTNFRIFGPDETASNRLQAVFEVTDKQWNAELWPIDAADNHLARAGRVMEMLSEHQCEGWLEGYLLTGRHGLLNSYEAFIHIVDSMFNQHAKWLSSSKKIPWRRPVSSLNYLLSSHVWRQDHNGFSHQDPGFIDHVVNKKAEVVRVYLPFDANTLLSTYDHCLRTVDYVNVVVAGKQPAPNWLTMEEAVAHCTRGIGLLDWAGTEKPGEKPDVVLAAAGDVPTLEVLAAASILRDRIPSLAVRVVNVVDLMRLQNDTEHPHGLSDRDYDAIFTDDRPVVFAYHGYPWLIHRLTYKRHGHGKLHVRGYKEEGTTTTPFDMVMLNQLDRFQLVIDVIDRVPGLADLEGPLRQEMQDARLRARAYTRAHGEDDPEVTGWSWNGSGEGGSGLADTGDDNR; encoded by the coding sequence ATGGCAACGAGTGCAGCAACGCAGGCATGGGTCGAAGGGTCGGGTGAACCGCTCGCGGCGCACACGCTGCAGCAGCTGAACGCCTGGTGGCGGGCGGCGAACTACCTCTCGATCGGCCAGATCTACCTGCTCGACAATCCGCTGCTGCGTCGTCCGCTCACCCGAGACGACATCAAGCCGCGCCTGCTCGGACACTGGGGCACGACGCCGGGACTGAACTTCGTCTACGCCCACCTGAACCGGGCGATCCAGGAGCGCAGCCTCAACACGATCTACATCGCCGGCCCGGGCCACGGAGGTCCGGGCATGGTCGCCAACGCCTATCTCGACGGCACGTACAGCGAGCTCTACGGGGCCATCGACCAGTCGACCGACGGCTTGCGCGGGCTGTTCCGGCAATTCTCGTTCCCGGGAGGAATTCCGAGTCATGCGGCTCCCGAGACGCCCGGGTCCATCCACGAGGGCGGCGAGCTGGGCTATTCGCTGTCGCACGCCTACGGTGCCGCGTTCGACAACCCCGACCTCCTGGTCGCGACGGTCGTCGGCGACGGCGAGGCTGAGACGGGGCCCTTGGCGACCGCGTGGCATTCCAACAAGTTCCTCGACCCGCTGCAAGACGGGGTGGTGCTGCCGATCCTGCACCTCAACGGCTACAAGATCGCGAACCCGACGGTGCTCGCGCGGATCCCCGAGTCCGAACTGCTCGACCTCATGCGCGGCTACGGCCACACGCCGTACCTCGTGTCGGGCGGCTTCGACGACGAAGACCCGATCGAGGTGCACGCGCGGTTCGCGGCGACGCTCGATGCCGTGCTCGACCAGATCGCGCAGATCAAGGCGGATGCCGCGGCCGGCACGCTCGAGGGGCGACCCGCCTGGCCGATGATCATCCTGCGCACCCCGAAGGGGTGGACCTGCCCGAAGGAGATCGACGGGCACCCCGCTGAGAACAACTGGCGGTCGCACCAGGTTCCGCTCGCCAGCGCGCGCGACACCGAGGAGCACCTGCGCCTGCTCGAGGCCTGGATGCAGTCCTACCGGCCCGAGGAATTGTTCGACGAGTCCGGCGCCCCCGTCGCGCTCGCGACCGCGTTGGCACCCGTGGGTGAACTCCGGATGAGCGCGAACCCCGTCGCCAACGGCGGCCTGCTGCGCACCGAACTCAGGCTTCCCGATTTCCGCGCGTACGCGGTCGACGTTCCGTCGCCGGGAGAGACGGTCAGCAGCGCCACCGCAGTGCTCGGCACGTGGCTCCGCGACGTGATCGAGGCGAACCCCACGAACTTCCGCATCTTCGGCCCCGACGAGACCGCGTCGAACCGGCTCCAGGCCGTGTTCGAGGTGACCGACAAGCAGTGGAACGCGGAGTTGTGGCCGATCGATGCCGCCGACAATCACCTCGCCCGGGCCGGGCGCGTGATGGAGATGCTGAGCGAGCACCAGTGCGAGGGTTGGCTCGAGGGCTACCTCCTGACCGGTCGGCACGGCCTCCTCAACTCGTACGAGGCGTTCATCCACATCGTCGACTCGATGTTCAACCAGCATGCGAAGTGGTTGAGCTCGTCGAAGAAGATCCCGTGGCGCCGCCCCGTCTCCTCGCTCAACTACCTGTTGAGCTCGCACGTCTGGCGGCAGGACCACAACGGCTTCTCACACCAGGATCCCGGGTTCATCGACCACGTCGTCAACAAGAAGGCCGAGGTCGTGCGGGTGTATCTCCCGTTCGACGCGAACACGCTCCTGTCGACCTACGACCACTGCCTGCGAACGGTCGACTACGTGAACGTGGTCGTGGCCGGCAAGCAGCCGGCGCCGAACTGGCTCACGATGGAGGAGGCGGTCGCGCACTGCACGCGCGGCATCGGCCTGCTCGACTGGGCCGGCACCGAGAAGCCGGGTGAGAAGCCGGATGTCGTGCTCGCCGCGGCCGGCGACGTGCCGACGCTCGAGGTGCTCGCCGCCGCGAGCATCCTGCGAGACCGGATCCCCTCGCTCGCGGTGCGGGTCGTCAACGTGGTCGACCTGATGCGGCTGCAGAACGACACCGAGCACCCGCACGGGCTCTCCGACCGCGACTACGACGCGATCTTCACCGACGACCGGCCGGTCGTGTTCGCGTACCACGGGTATCCGTGGCTCATCCATCGCCTCACCTACAAGCGGCACGGGCATGGCAAACTTCACGTGCGCGGCTACAAGGAGGAGGGCACCACGACCACGCCGTTCGACATGGTGATGCTCAACCAACTCGATCGCTTCCAGCTCGTGATCGACGTCATCGATCGCGTGCCCGGCCTGGCCGACCTCGAGGGACCGCTCCGGCAGGAGATGCAGGATGCCCGGCTGCGGGCGCGTGCGTACACGCGAGCTCACGGCGAGGACGACCCCGAGGTCACCGGCTGGAGCTGGAACGGCTCCGGTGAGGGAGGCAGCGGACTCGCCGACACGGGCGACGACAACCGCTGA